In Arthrobacter burdickii, one DNA window encodes the following:
- a CDS encoding DUF3052 domain-containing protein, translating into MSEAEAATAVNVAGKLGFKDGDLVQELGYDDDVDFDFRESLEDGIGTELLTEDDQDVVDGVILWWRNGDGDLVDALVDALTSLGAGGVVWLFTPKSGRPGYVAPADIQEAAPTAGLHSTSSAGVSKEWAATRLVSRRKQ; encoded by the coding sequence GTGAGCGAGGCTGAAGCCGCCACTGCGGTCAACGTGGCAGGCAAGTTGGGTTTCAAGGACGGAGACCTTGTTCAGGAACTCGGCTACGACGACGACGTCGACTTCGACTTCCGGGAGAGCCTGGAGGACGGCATCGGCACCGAGCTGCTCACGGAGGATGACCAGGACGTCGTCGACGGTGTGATCCTCTGGTGGCGCAACGGGGACGGCGACCTCGTCGACGCCCTCGTGGACGCCCTGACCTCGCTCGGCGCCGGCGGCGTCGTCTGGCTCTTCACGCCCAAATCCGGCCGCCCCGGCTATGTGGCTCCGGCGGACATCCAGGAAGCCGCTCCGACGGCCGGCCTGCACTCGACGTCGTCGGCCGGGGTCTCCAAGGAATGGGCCGCGACTCGGCTCGTCAGCCGCCGGAAGCAGTAG
- the aceE gene encoding pyruvate dehydrogenase (acetyl-transferring), homodimeric type yields the protein MAAEQGTADILSGLTVGKPDGDPEETAEWIESLDQLIRTQGTERAQYIMRSLLQRAGAQSVGVPMVTTTDYVNTIPADQEAEFPGDEEIERKYRAWMRWNAAVMVHRAQRPEIGVGGHISTYAGAATLYEVGFNHFFKGKDHPSGGDQVFFQGHASPGMYARAYLEGRLTEEDLDGFRQEKSKEGSALSSYPHPRLMPDFWEFPTVSMGIGPMNAIYQAQSNRYLHNRGFKDTSEQQVWAFLGDGEMDEPESRGLLQLAANEKLDNLNFVINCNLQRLDGPVRGNGKIMQELEAFFRGAGWNVIKVVWGREWDALLEKDDAGALVDIMNQTPDGDYQTYKAESGGFVRDHFFGKSPATKAMVEDLSDDEIWNLKRGGHDYRKVYAAYKAATEFKGKPTVILAKTVKGYGLGPHFEGRNATHQMKKLTNADLKAFRDHLRIPVTDEQIDDDLYNAPYYHPGADAPEIKYLLERRRELGGFVPERRTRHTDVVLPGDKAYETAKRGSGKQAAATTMAFVRILKDLMRDKEFGRRIAPIIPDEARTFGMDAFFPTAKIYNPNGQNYLSVDRDLVLAYKESIEGQILHAGINEAGSMAAFTAAGTAYATQGQPLIPIYVFYSMFGFQRTGDSIWAAADQMARGFIIGATAGRTTLTGEGLQHADGHSPILASTNPAVITYDPAFGYEIGHIVRDGLNRMYGDIGDKPESFRNVMYYLTVYNEPFVQPAEPEELDVQGLLKGIYLLKPAKVDGPRTQLLASGVAVPWALEAQEILAKEWGVSADVWSVTSWNELRRDGLDAEEEAFLNPGAEARKPFITQQLEGATGPIVAVSDFMKAVPDQIRQFLPNEFATLGADGFGFSDTRAAARRFFKIDSHSVVVRALEMLARRGEVDANAPKEAIEKYRLLDVNAGTTGNAGGEA from the coding sequence GTGGCTGCAGAACAAGGTACAGCGGATATTCTGAGCGGTCTGACCGTCGGCAAGCCCGATGGGGATCCGGAAGAGACCGCGGAGTGGATCGAATCCCTCGACCAGCTGATTCGCACCCAGGGCACCGAGCGCGCGCAGTACATCATGCGTTCGCTCCTGCAGCGTGCCGGTGCACAGTCCGTGGGCGTGCCCATGGTCACGACGACGGACTACGTCAACACCATCCCGGCGGATCAGGAAGCCGAGTTCCCCGGGGATGAGGAGATCGAGCGGAAGTACCGCGCATGGATGCGCTGGAATGCCGCCGTCATGGTCCACCGCGCCCAGCGCCCGGAGATCGGCGTCGGCGGGCACATCTCCACCTACGCGGGCGCGGCGACGCTCTACGAGGTCGGTTTCAACCACTTCTTCAAGGGCAAGGACCACCCCAGCGGCGGAGACCAGGTCTTCTTCCAGGGACACGCGTCCCCGGGCATGTACGCACGGGCGTACCTCGAGGGCCGCCTCACCGAGGAGGACCTGGACGGCTTCCGGCAGGAGAAGTCGAAGGAGGGCTCCGCGCTCTCCTCGTATCCGCACCCGCGCCTGATGCCGGACTTCTGGGAATTCCCGACCGTGTCGATGGGCATCGGGCCGATGAACGCGATCTACCAGGCGCAGTCCAACCGCTACCTGCACAACCGCGGGTTCAAGGACACCTCGGAGCAGCAGGTCTGGGCGTTCCTGGGCGATGGTGAGATGGACGAGCCCGAGTCGCGCGGCCTGCTCCAGCTGGCCGCGAACGAGAAGCTCGACAACCTCAACTTCGTGATCAACTGCAACCTGCAGCGCCTGGACGGACCGGTCCGCGGCAACGGCAAGATCATGCAGGAACTCGAGGCGTTCTTCCGCGGTGCGGGCTGGAACGTCATCAAGGTCGTCTGGGGGCGCGAGTGGGATGCGCTGCTGGAGAAGGACGACGCCGGCGCGCTGGTGGACATCATGAACCAGACGCCCGACGGCGACTACCAGACCTACAAGGCCGAGTCCGGCGGCTTCGTGCGCGATCATTTCTTCGGCAAGTCCCCCGCGACCAAGGCCATGGTCGAGGACCTCTCGGACGACGAGATCTGGAACCTCAAGCGCGGCGGGCACGACTACCGCAAGGTCTACGCCGCGTACAAGGCCGCCACGGAGTTCAAGGGCAAGCCCACCGTCATCCTCGCCAAGACCGTCAAGGGCTACGGCCTGGGCCCGCACTTCGAGGGCCGCAACGCGACCCACCAGATGAAGAAGCTCACCAACGCCGACCTCAAGGCGTTCCGTGACCACCTGCGCATCCCGGTCACCGACGAGCAGATCGACGACGACCTCTACAACGCGCCGTACTACCACCCGGGCGCCGACGCCCCGGAGATCAAGTACCTGCTCGAGCGCCGCCGCGAGCTCGGCGGTTTCGTGCCGGAACGGCGTACCAGGCACACCGACGTCGTGCTGCCGGGCGACAAGGCGTACGAGACGGCCAAGCGGGGTTCGGGCAAGCAGGCGGCCGCGACCACGATGGCATTCGTGCGCATCCTGAAGGACCTGATGCGGGACAAGGAATTCGGCCGGCGCATCGCGCCGATCATCCCGGACGAGGCCCGCACCTTCGGCATGGACGCGTTCTTCCCCACGGCGAAGATCTACAACCCCAACGGCCAGAACTACCTGTCCGTGGACCGCGACCTGGTCCTGGCGTACAAGGAGTCCATCGAGGGCCAGATCCTGCACGCGGGCATCAACGAGGCCGGATCGATGGCGGCCTTCACCGCCGCCGGCACTGCCTACGCCACGCAGGGCCAACCGCTGATCCCGATCTACGTGTTCTACTCGATGTTCGGGTTCCAGCGCACCGGGGACTCGATCTGGGCCGCCGCGGACCAGATGGCCCGCGGGTTCATCATCGGCGCCACCGCAGGACGCACCACGCTCACCGGTGAGGGCCTGCAGCACGCCGACGGGCACTCGCCGATCCTCGCCTCGACCAACCCCGCCGTGATCACCTACGACCCCGCGTTCGGGTACGAGATCGGGCACATCGTCCGCGACGGCCTGAACCGCATGTACGGGGACATCGGCGACAAGCCCGAGTCCTTCCGCAACGTCATGTACTACCTCACCGTGTACAACGAGCCCTTCGTGCAGCCGGCCGAACCGGAGGAACTGGACGTTCAGGGCCTGCTCAAGGGCATCTACCTGCTCAAGCCCGCGAAGGTCGACGGGCCCCGCACGCAGCTGCTCGCCTCCGGCGTGGCCGTCCCCTGGGCCCTGGAAGCCCAGGAGATCCTCGCCAAGGAATGGGGCGTCTCGGCCGATGTGTGGTCCGTGACGTCCTGGAACGAACTGCGCCGCGACGGCCTGGACGCCGAGGAGGAAGCCTTCCTCAACCCCGGCGCCGAGGCACGCAAGCCGTTCATCACCCAGCAGCTCGAAGGGGCGACCGGTCCGATCGTCGCGGTCTCCGACTTCATGAAGGCCGTCCCGGACCAGATCCGCCAGTTCCTCCCGAACGAGTTCGCGACCCTCGGAGCCGACGGCTTCGGCTTCTCGGACACGCGCGCCGCGGCACGCCGGTTCTTCAAGATCGACAGCCACTCCGTCGTCGTCCGGGCCCTCGAGATGCTCGCCCGCCGCGGCGAGGTCGACGCCAACGCGCCCAAGGAAGCCATCGAGAAGTACCGCCTGCTCGACGTCAACGCCGGCACCACCGGCAACGCCGGCGGCGAAGCCTAA